Within Corynebacterium timonense, the genomic segment ATGTGGAAATTGGGCGCGACTTTGGCGCGTTTCCATTCGGTACGCTGCCACGGTGTTTCAGGCAGCGCGGTGAGCACGTCGCATTCGAACTGATCAAACAATGCGCGCCTGCTCGTCGCATTGCCGCGAAACGGTTCGGCAGCGTTGATCCCATCGACCAGGACGATAATTTTTGCGTTGAGCTCGTCTATTCCGGCGCACTGATGACCATCGAGTGCGTGGATAACGTTCTGGGTGACAATCTTGACTGCAGCTTCAACGCTGGCCTTATCCTTGGGACGTTTCGCCCGAGCCGGCAACGCGGCGGTGTTGTAGTGCTCCAAAAACTCCTCGTAGGTGGAGTTGACCCGGCGATTCCTGTCCGCGACACTAATCGCATTCGAAGCCGTCGAGGCATTATCCGGCACGATGACCTCGGCAACCCCGCCGAAGTACTCGAACGCGCGGATATGGGCTGCAAGCCACGCGTCCTGGCGCTCATTAGCGCACGCGCAGGCGAACACCATGCCCGAATACGGCAGCGAGGCGACAAAGATGCTGACCTTCGAGCCTTGTCCGCCGGTGGGGTCAAACAACCGCATCTTCGTGCCTGCCCAGTCCACCTGCATCGTATGGCCCGGGGCATGGGTGATCCTGGCGCTCAGCCCGGCTGCATCAACGTGTTGAGCCACAAGTTGACGAAACCGCTCGTAGCTGTAGTACCGCTGGCCTGTGCCCCCAGGCTGTGCGGTGTAGCGGCCCCACAGCACCTGCAAGGTCACCTTGTTGCGCCCGGTGCGCGCTTTGGCGACAGCGTCGAAATCGATCGGGACGAAATCCCCCTGAGCATGGCTGCGCCCGTCGACGAACCAGCCCGCCAGCTCATGATCCGCAACCCCACGAAGTTGCTCACGGGTTGTGATGTTGTGTTCCACCAGCGAATCGCGAGCCTTTTGCACGGTGGTGTGCGAGCACCGCGAACTCGAACAGATTTGGCGGACAGACCAGCCTTTCAACACTTGATCCATTACCGCCCGGTAGTCAGTCACAATCAGACTCCTCTGGTAACGCCGCGTGCCTTGAAGTCACGCGGTCACCAGAATCCTCCCCCGAACTGTTACTGGATACTCACCAATGCGTTACTCGATACTCACCACGGTGTTACTAGATACGACCGCGCAACAAGGAAGCCGCAGAAAGTCCCCCCTGCCAAGACCCGATGACACCGGGGATGTACGCCGCAAACAGTGGAGCAAAGGAACTGGGCAGAAGTCGCCTGGGCTTCGTGCGGGAATACCTGGGAGCAAAATAGAGGAGGGCTCCAAACACAATTACGGCTGCGAAGATGCCCCAACAATATCCAGCTGCAGACCGTGCATTGGCAATGCACGAATAAGCCAAGCCCAACGCGGGCACCGTCAGCGCGGCCAGCCACGAGAGATTGAGGCCCTTTTCCCGCCGAGTGAGCCCGGCAGAGTGAAGATGCGCTCCAGAGATCGGCATCAGCTAAGCACATCCCTCCGTGTAGTGTTCCGGAGTCACTCCCAGCGATGGAGGAGTAACGCTGCCCGTAGCGCCAACTTTGAGCGCGAGACATTTATCCTGCGCCACCGCCGCTGTTGCCCAGACGGTCACGTTAACACTATTGTCTGCCCACCACGCCCCTAACACCTCGCCGAACGGGGGCGGAACCAGAACCCAGAAAGGTGAAATTGCTGCCCCCGCTGCCGATGCGGCAGCCATTCGCCGAGTTTCTTCCTTGCTGAAGTAAATATGACCGCTGACAATCCCCCAATTTTGAACTAGCCCCCGAAAGTTGGACTGGTTTAATTCTAGGCGGTTAGGGTTTCCAGGGTCTGATTCCGGTATTGCATCGGGGTCAGGCCCTTGAGTCGTTGTTGGAGTCGTTGCGTGTTGTACCACTGGATGTACTCGTCGAGCGCGGCGGTGAATTGCTCAATGGTGTCGAAGACTTCTCCGTGGAACATTTCGGTTTTCAGGTGGCCGAAGAAGTTCTCCATGACTGCGTTGTCGTAGCAATTGCCTTTGCGTGACATTGACTGGACTCCATGGTGCTGGCTAATCAGGGTGCGCCAGGATGAGTGCTGGTACTGGAATCCTTGATCGGTGTGGATCATCCAGCCCGGCTCTGGAGCACACGCTTCGATCGCCTGCGCCAACGAGGCCGAGGTCAACGCTGTGGTTGGCGATGTGGCCACTGTGTGGGCGACGATTGCGCGGTCGAACAGGTCCATCACCGGTGAGAGATACACCTTGCGGCCGGCGACCTTGAACTCGGTGACGTCGCTGACGAAAACAGAGTTGGGCTTATCCGGGGTGAAGTTGCGCTCGAGTGTGTTCTCGGCGATGTGACTGGTTGTGCCTGTGTAGGAGATGTAGGGCCTGCGCTGGCGGATCTTGGCCTTCAAGCCCATCTCACGCATGAGCTTTAAGACAAGTTTGTGGTTAACTATCCAGCCCTGGTTACGAAGGTCGAGCAGTACCCGCCGGTAGCCGTAGCGGTGTTTGTTGCGCTCGAAACTGTCCCGGATCGCCTGTTTGAGCTCGGCATGTTTATCCGGTGCGGTGAGTCGTTTCTGGTGGTAGAAGAATGTCGAGCGTGCCATGCCGGCCGCATCCAGGAGGTACTCCAAGCGGTGGTGTGACTTGAGGATGACGATCGCCTGGGCTTTTAGGCGTGTCCCTGGTTCCTCAAGTCCCGCAATTTTTTTAAGTAGGCGATTTCCGCTTCCAGCCGTTCAACCTGGCAGCGAAGCTTTTCTTCCTCAGAAAGCACCTTCGGTTTGCCTGAACCTTTCGGCCTGCCCTTCGGCTTCGGGCGCAGAGCCTCGTCGCCGCCTTTGCGCCACTTAATCACCCAGTCCTTGACGAGTTGATCGGATGAAAGATTGAACTCTCGGGCAAGATCCATCTTCGACTCACCGGCCAGATGACGTTCCACAACCTCCTTCTTCGTCTCGAAGGAGTAGCGCTGCTTGTTCGGTTTCTCCACGAGACATAGCCTGCCACGCAGTTGGAAACGGCGATAGAGGCAGCGCGCTGCATCCCTCGAGACACCGACAACACGAGAAGCGGCGTGGGAACCCATTCCCTGCTCAAAAAGGTCGACTAACTGCTCACGCTGAACTTCACTCAGCGAACTACGTGCTCTCAAAGAACATGCTCCCCACTAGTTGTTAGCAACTGATTTCTCAGTCCAACTAATGGGGAGCAGTTCATTTACGCGGGGATCGGCTTCAATCGGATAGGCCACATCAGGTTGATTCACCTCGACAACTTGGGTGAACGTATCGCCAGCGACTTCATAGTGGGTGGGGAGCACCTTTCCGGCAGCGTCGCGCGCCCAAGGAGCATCAATGAGCGCCACTATTCCGGTCGACATGCAGGTCAACCTGGCCATCCGCCTCTACCCTGAACGACTTTTGATGTTCCTCTGCGGGCGACGCAATACTCCACTCGAGTTGCACCCCCGAAGGAGTATCAGTCTTCTCGCCAATCCCCCCTCCCGAGGCATTCCAAATTGTAATGCTCTTTACGGATGGAGCAACGCTATGCGCAGCGTCACTGTTGTTATTCACAGTTACAAATTGATCAGAGCCGGTGACGCCTTCAGCATTCGCCTTTTCCGTCACAACTCCGCCGGAAAGGATCACCGAAACACTGAGACTTGCGAGCAATTTCTTCATGGACCACTCCGCCTGTCGACGCGAGACCAATAGTCACGCATTGAATGAGGACTGTCCCCAAACTGGGACTGCGGGCTCCCTCACCGAAGAATCGACCACTCGGCTTAGGTTCTCCCGCCAAGAGTCTAGAACCCGCATCTCGCGGGCGAAACCCGAATTTAGAAGTCGGTACTAAAGTAGATAAGAAATGTGTGAGTTTACGCACGGGTGAGAATGATGGAAGCTATCGCCCGCACCCCCTACACACCGACGGGGACGTCGATAAGCGAGCCACTGGCCGTGCGGGAGGATCGGAGAAAACTCATGGAACACACGATAATCCCCCCGCGCCTAAGGTGAGCAATACCTAACGTGGATTTTCTCCACGCATCTGTTGGGAAATTGGAGGCACGTAGGATCGGCCGCATGACCTACTCCACCGAGCAGCCCTTCGACCCCGCGCAGTGGGACGAGGTCGACGGCTTCGACTTCACCGACATCACCTACCACCGCCACAACGGCGGCGGCCGCGCCAACGGCATCGCGCGCATTGCCTTCGACCGCCCCGAGGTGCGCAACGCGTTTCGCCCCCACACGGTCGACGAGCTCTACCGCGCGCTCGACCACGCCCGCCGCGACCCCACCGTCGGAACGGTCCTGCTCACCGGCAACGGGCCGAGCCCGAAGGACGGCGGCTGGGCCTTCTGCTCCGGCGGCGACCAGCGCATCCGCGGCCGCTCCGGCTACCAGTACGCCACCGACGCCGGCGAGGTCGACGAGGCCCGTGCCACGGCGGAGGGCGGCCGCCTGCACATCCTCGAGGTGCAGCGCCTCATCCGCACCATGCCCAAGGTGGTCATCGCCGTGGTGAACGGCTGGGCCGCCGGCGGCGGGCACTCCCTGCACGTGGTCTGCGACCTGACCATCGCCTCGCGCCAGGAGGCCCGCTTCAAGCAAACCGACGCCGACGTCGGCTCCTTCGACGCCGGCTACGGCTCCGCCTACCTGGCCAAGATGGTAGGCCAGAAATTCGCCCGCGAGATCTTCTTCCTCGGCCGCACCTACACGGCCGAGGACATGCAGCGCATGGGCGCGGTGAACATCGTCGCGGACCACGCTTCCCTGGAGGAAGAGGCCATCGCCGCCGCCCGGGAGATCAACACCAAGTCCCCCACCGCCCAAAGAATGCTTAAGTTCGCTTTCAACTTGCTTGACGACGGCCTGATGGGCCAGCAGGTCTTCGCCGGCGAGGCCACCCGCTTGGCGTATATGACCGACGAGGCCGTCGAAGGCCGCGACTCCTTCCTGGAAAAGCGCGCGCCCCGCTGGGAGGAGTTCCCTTACTACTACTAAGGCGTTCGGCACCGAACTAGACAGCTTGGTCTTTGCAGAATACACTGATTTGTCTTATCGTGAGGGGGAGAACGAAGGAAGGATTGAGCATGTCTGTTTCACGTACTGTGCCCCGTATCATCGCCGCCGCCACCATTACCGCCACCGCCGCCACGACGCTCGTGGCGTGCGGCGATGACGCCGCGGAGAACGACGCCGCAGGAAACGACCAGCAGACGATCCGCGTCGCCTCCTCCCCCGGCCCCTACACCGAGCTGTTCCAGGACGCGATCGAGCCGATCCTGGCCGAGGACGGCTACTCCGTCGAATACATCAACTTCACCGACCTCACGCAGGCCAACACCGCGCTCAGCGAGGGCTCCGCCGACCTCAACGTCGAGCAGCACTCGGCCTGGATGAACGTGTTCAACAGGGAGCAAAACGCCAATCTGGTGTCTATCACCGAGGTCCCCACCGCCCCGGCGGGGCTTTACACCGAGAAGTACACCAACGTCGACGAGGTCGCCGACGGCCACTCCGTGGGCGTGCCGCAGGACGGGTCCAACAAGTCCCGCGCGCTGCACATGCTGGCGGACGTCGGTTGGATCACGATCAGCGAGGACGCCGACCCCACCTTGATCTCCGAGGCGGACATCGCCGAAAACCCGCACAACCTCGACATCGTGTCGATGGACTCCGCGAACCTTGCCCGCTCGCTGCCGGACCTCGACTGGGCCGTCATCCCCGGCTCCATGAGCTACTCGGCCCAGCTCGACCCCCAGCTCAGCGTGTTCCAGGAGAACCTCCGCCCGGAGCTGATCCTCGTCGCGGTGACCACCGAGGACAAGCAGGACCAGCCGTGGACCACCGCGGTCGCCGACGCCTACCGCTCGGACGAGTTCCTGTCCTACATGGACGCGAACAACCCCGACAACTACTGGTTCGTCCCCGACTCCCTCAAGTAGGACGCCGTGTCGGACGCAGCCATCACCTTTCGCGACGTCACCAAGACCTTCGGCCCCGATTTCCGGGCGCTTGATTCCGTCACGCTCGACGTCCCCGAGGGCTCCGTCTACGGGGTCGTCGGCACGAGCGGCGCCGGCAAGTCAACCCTCATCCGCATGGTCAACGGCCTAGAAAAGCCCACCTCGGGGACGGTGACGGTGCTCGGCTCCGAGCCCGCGCGTTTGTCGGGCGGGGACTTGCGCGCTTTTCGACGCACAGTCTCCATGGTCTTCCAGAACTACAACCTGCTGGAGTCCCGCACCGTCTCGGAGAACGTGGCCATGCCCCTCGTGCTGGCCGGCGTGAAGCGCTCGGCGATCTCCGAACGCGTCGCCGCCACCCTTGAGATGGTCGGCCTCACCGAGCGCGCGGACCACAAGCCCCGCCAGCTCTCCGGCGGCCAACGCCAGCGCGTCGGCATCGCCCGCGCCCTCGTTACCGAGCCCCGACTCCTCCTGTGCGACGAGCCCACCTCGGCACTCGACCCGCTGACCACCTCGCAGATCCTCGACCTCATCGCGCGCATCAACAACGACCTCGGCGTGACGGTGCTCATCATCACCCACCAGATGGACGTCATCGCCCGCCTCGCCGACCGCGTCGCCGTCCTCGACTCCGGCGCCGTCCTCGAAAACGGGACCGTCGCCGACGTCTTCGCACGGCCGCGCACCCCACTTGCCGCCCGCTTCGTCGACACCGTCATCCCGAACGAGGTGCCGCAGCACGTGCGCGACGCCGCCACCTCCTACGACCAGGTGTGGCGCCTGACCCACTCCCATTCCGCCGCGCGTGCCGTCGTCGCGGATCTTGGGCAACGCTTCGGGGTGCGCGCAGACATCCTCCACGCCGTCGACGCCCCCCTCGGCGGCACCGTCGTAGGCAAACTTGACCTCGGCGTCAGCGGGGGCAGCCTGCGCGAGGCGCAGGATTACGTCAACGAACTCGAGCATGTGACCGTGGAGGTACTCCCATGACCGATTGGTGGACCGAACTCACCGGCTCCCGAGTCTCCCTCGCACAGTACGGGGAAGCCTTCGGCGAGACCGTCGGTGGGCCTGTCGCTGTTCATCGGCACGCTCATCGGCGTGCCCCTCGCCCTCGCGCTCGTCATCACCCGCCCCGGCGGGGTGCGCCCCAACAAACCCGTCTTCTCGGTGCTCAACGTGCTGATCAACATCGTCCGCTCCCTGCCCTTCGTCATCCTCCTCGTGGCCATAACGCCGCTGACCAGGATTATCGCGGGAACCGCGATCGGCACCACCGCGGCTCTCGTGCCCCTGACCATCTACATCGCCCCCTTCATCGCCCGGCTGCTGGAGCAGTCGCTCCTCGAAGTCGGCGCCGGCATCACCGAAGCCGCAGAAGCCATGGGCGCAAATACCTGGCAGACGGTGCGCTACTTCCTGCTCCCCGAGGCGAAGCCCTCCCTCATCCTCGCCCTGACCACCGCGACGGTTGGCCTCATTTCCGCCACGGCGATGGCCGGAACCATCGGCGGCGGCGGCGTCGGCGACCTCGCGATCTCCTACGGCTACCAGCAGTTCGACTCCGTCGCGATGCTCACCACGGTGGTCATCCTCATCATCGTCGTCCAGGCGCTGCAGTCCCTGGGCAACTGGCTCGCCCGTCGCTCCCGGGAGTAACCCGCAGCGTCGCGGGGGCCTCGGCGGCCCCTCACCCCAAAAACAGAACCCTAAAAAACCACGCCCAAGCGCCCACCACGCGGTTTTTTAGGGTTCCGTTTTTAGAGTTTGGCCCGGCACCCCCTCCACGGGCCAGTCGGCGCGCAGGCGTGAGACGACAGCCCCCCTTACCCAAAAACACAACCCTAAAAAACCACCCCCAAGCGCCGATGAACTGCTCCCCACTAGTTGTTAGCAACTGATTTCTCAGTCCAACTAATGGGGAGCAGTTCAAACACAACCCCAAAAAACCACCCCCGAGCGCCCACCACGCGGTTCTTTAGGGTTCCGTTTTTAGAGTTTGGCCCCGCACACCTACACCGGCTGCAGCTCTTTCTCTGCGGCGGGCTCGACAACGGGGGTGCGCCGGCGCGCGAGCAGCCGATCTGCGACGAGCATGGCGGCGAAGCTCAGGCCGAGAAGCGGCAGGAACGCCCCGACTGGGATGCCCACGGCGGCGATGATGACCCAGTCGGTGCGGGTGAGTTCGGCGCGCCCGGGCACGCCGGCGATCGCGTTCTTGGTGGGGCGGCGGCGCCACCACATCATGTAGCCCATGACCGCCATCGCGCAGATGCCGAGCGCGAGCGCGGCGAGTGCGATCTGCAGCGGCAGGCCGAACATGATGCCCATGTGCAGGTAGATCCCCCACGAGGTGAGCTTAGAAAACAGCGGCAGCTCGGAGAACGGCAGCCGGTCCACCACGGCGCCGGTTTCGCCATTGATGCTCACCGCGTCCGAGGCCAGCCGCCACGGCACCCAGCGCTCGCTGGCCTGCCACGCGTGGTGGGTGTCCTCGGGGACGAAGAGGCGCAGCTGGCCGGTGAGGCCCTCGGCGCGGGCGGTGTCCAGTACTGTCGCCGCTTGGTCGGCCACCTCGTCGGCGGTGAGAGAGTCGGCCCCGCTTGCGCTGGCGCTCCCCGAAGCGCCGTGGGAGCCGTGGCCGGCATGGGGGTCGGCGGCGTCCTCGCTGGAATCTGCCGTCAGGGAGGTCTCGATCGGGTCGGCTTTGCCGCCGAGCGCCGCGACGGTGCGGTCCACGTTGCCGCCGCCGTAGGTGGACCAGGTGATGCCCGTGACGGACAGGCCCAGCATGCCCACGAGCAGCCAGGTGCCCGCGACGCCGTGGAGGTTGAGAAGTTTGCGGCGGCGTCCGGTCGTGGTAGCTAGGCCGGTCAGTGCCCGGGTGCGGGCCATGCGCCACCACAGATAGACACCGCCGAGGGCAACGACCCATAGCCAGCTGGCCGCTAGCTCGGAGTAGAGCTCGCCGACGGGGCCGAGGTGCATGCTCTCGTGCAGCGAGGAGATCCAGCGCCGCAGCGGGAGCTCTCCGAGGCCGGAGTAGGTCGGTTCGTCGCCGATGACGGCGCCGGTGTGGGGGTTGACGAAGATGCTGCGGAGTTGCTTGTTCTCGGCGAGGGATTCGTCGATCAGCAAGACGCGGGTCGGCTCTGTCGGCTCCGAGGACGGCCACACTTGGGCGACATCCATGTCGGGGTGGGTGGCCTGGGCCGCGCTGACCTGGCTGGACAGCGCGACGTCCTGTGCCGGGTCGGCGGCGGGGACGGTGAGGATGTCCCGGTAGACGACGTTCTCCAGCGTCGGCGCGAGGGCGTAGAGGGCGCCGCTGAGCGCGGCGACGATGATGAACGGGGCGATGAACAGCCCGGCGTAGAAGTGGATTCTGCGGGTCAGGGCGGGCAGTCCGCTGCTGTGCGGTGCGGCGTCGGTCATGTGCGGAAAACCTCCGGTCACGGAATACGGAATGCGTACAGGTCGCGCGGAGCGCGTCCGTGGTTCCCGCGGGGGTAGCCTGCTCGGCGCGAGGCCCACGTCAGATGTGCCGCGCCCACCCCCATGCCGACTAGTGTTGTCCCCCGTGGCCCATGTCCTTGAGATCCTCCCCGTCGACCCCGCCGATCCGCTCGCGATCATGCCTACCCTCGAGGAGGCGCTGACCGGCCAGCGCAGCCTGCTGCCGGTGCCCACCGACGACCCGACGCGCGCGAACCTGCTGCGCAACACGCAGCGCGTCGGCGAGGAGATCGACCCGGAGTTCGCGCTGGTGGTGGCCACGTCGGGCTCGACGGGGGCGCCGAAGGGTGCCCAGCTGACCACGGCGAACCTCGTCTCCAGCGCGGACGCCACCCACCAGCATCTCGGGGGCGAGGGGCAGTGGCTGTTGTCCATGCCGGCGGCGTTCATCGCGGGTCTCCAGGTGCTGGTGCGCAGCATGGTGGCGGGCGTCGAGCCGGAGTTTCTCGACCTCTCCCGCGGCTTCAACGTCTCCGAGTTCGCTGCCAAGTCCCGCACGCTCGCGGCGACCGGGGAGCGCTGCTACACGGCGTTGACCCCGCTGCAGCTGGCGAAGGCGACCGCGACGCTCGACGGCATCGAGGCGCTGCGCCGCTTCACGGCGGTGCTCGTCGGAGGCGCAGCGCCGAACCCGCGGCTGCTGGAGTCCGCGCGCAGGCTGCGGGTGAATGTGGTGACCACCTACGGCTCCTCCGAGACCTCCGGCGGCTGCGTGTACGACGGCCGCCCGATCGCCGGGGCGAAGGTGAAAATCCGCAACGGCCGCATCCACCTGGGCGGGCCGATGGTCGCGCACGGCTACCGCAACCTGCCCGGCCACGAGACTTTCGCGGAGCCCGGGTGGTTCGCAACGTCGGATGCGGGCTCGCTTGTCGACGCCACCTTGAGCGTCCATGGCCGCATCGACAACGTCATCGACTCCGGCGGCCTGAAGCTCCACCCCGAGGTCCTGGAAAACGTCTTACTAAGCGTCGAGGGCGTCACCGCCGCCTGCGTGGTGGGGGTGCCGGACGAGCGTTTCGGCCAGCGCATCTGTGCCGCCTACACGGGCTCCGCCTCGATGGCCCAGGTCATGGAGGCGCTGGACGACCTCCCCCGCTGGCAAGTGCCGAAGGAGCTCACGCCCGTCCCGGCCCTTCCCCTGCTCGGCCCCGGGAAGGTCGACCGGGCCGCCGTGAGCGAATTATTTCTCTAGCCGCCCACACCCCGGCAGCCCCGTGCACCCCGGCGCCGGGGGCGTTCGCGCCGCTGGCCAGCCACACGGTGGGCCCGACCCGGCGCGGGTGGCGCAGCACGAGCTGGCGCAGGTTCATCTCGCCGGCGGCGATGTCGGGGATATAGCCGGTGACGTGCGGGCGGACCACCGTGTCGCGAAAGCCCGGCGCGAAGCGCTCGATCTGGCGGGCGATGTGTCCCGTCGCGTCGCCAGAGAAGCCGCGCGGGACGTGCGCGTAGGTCCACAGCACCGGCCCGCGCGACGGGTCCGCCGCGTACTGTTGGCACACCATGACGAAGGGCCGGTTGGGCATGCGACCGCGCGCGACCTGCCGCTCGGCGTGGGCGATCTCAGCGACGGTGCCGCCGACGTGGACGGTGCCGGCCTCGCCGACGCGCGGGTCGCGCCACGGCACGGGCCCGCTGAGCAGCCAGTCCACCTTGAACACGCCCGGGCCCTGCCGCCAGGGCCGCACCGTGGCACCGAGCCGGGCGGCGTCCCACGGCGCCATGGTGAGCACGACGGCGTCCGCGCGCGGCATCTCGCGCACCTCCACGCCGGTCTCGATGACGGCGCCGGCGGCTTCGGCTCGCCGCGCTAGCTTCTCGACGACCCCCTGCGCGCCCCCGGCCGACACCGGCCAGCCCTTCGACATCGCCAGCGCCCCGAAGAGCACGCCGAACGCCGCGGTGAGCACCCCGTCCGGCGGGCGCAGCGAATGGACCGCGTTGCCCACGAGCAGCGCGCGGGCTTCCTCCGTGCGAAACAGCGCCGCCCCCAGCGTCGTGGCGGGCGGCGCGGCGCGCAGCCCGAAGCGCGCCATGGCCAGCGGGTGCGGCGGCCAGCGCCACAGCGTCGGGCCGAGGATGTTGTCTAGGTGGTCGTCGATGTGGCGCGCGATGGGGCCGTGGAGGCGGTTCCAGGTGTTTTGGTCGGGCCCGAGGGCGTCGAGAAGCGCCGTGCTCTTCTCCAAGGGATGGGCGACCGGGCGGGGGGCGTGGAGCCAGTCGCCGTCGAGGGTGGCCACGCCGAAGGGGAACGCGGCGGCGCCGAGGTCGCTGCGCGTGCCCGGGAACAGGGATGCCGTGCGGCAGTGGCCGCCGATGGTCGCCCGGCGCTCCACGACGCGTACTGCCCACCCCGCCTCGGCGAGCTCCACCGCGGCGGCCAGCCCGTTGGGTCCCGCCCCGACCACGACTGCCTCAGGCATGGGCGAGCCTAGCCACGTCGTCGGGGGTGTAGGTGCGCGCGATCTGCTCGTCGTTGCCCCCGCGCAAGTTCGCGCGCACAAGCGCCCCCGACTGCGAGCCGGGGACCAGCGAGAACGCCCGCGGGTGCGGGAAGACCTGGCGCACGCGGTGGCCCGAGCGCAGCGCGCAGACGTTGAGCCAGACGTCGTCGGCGAGCGGGGAGTGCTGCAGGAAGCGCAGGCCCTGGCCCGCCACGTAGTCCACCATCGTGGGCGGGTACGCCACCCCGGACACGCCGGTGGCGAAGTGCCGCGCGGCCGGTGCCGTGTCGCAGACGGCGCGCCAGCTGCGGTAGGGCCCGATCGTCCCGCTCGCGAGGGCCACCACGTGCGCCCGGTAGGCCACCACGCACCCCGGTTCGGCGGCCGCGGCGGCGAGCAGCCTGTCGAGGAACCAGCGGGGGTACATGATGTCGTCGTCGACCGTGACCACGCGCGTGCCGGTGCCCGCGAAGAGCCGGAAGGCGCCGTAGTACTTCGTGTGCGGGCCGTAGGCGCCGCCAGAGCGGTGCACGATCAGCCCGCGCTCCACCAACGCGTGCAGCCCCTCGGGCCACGGCCCGTCAAAGTCGGCGGCGTCCAGCCACAGGTGCACGGGGGCGCGCCGCGTGCCCTCCAGCAGCGAGGCGATGGCCACCACCGCCGAGCCGAGGCGCCGCCCGTGCGTGGTCAGCGA encodes:
- a CDS encoding phytoene desaturase family protein, with the protein product MPEAVVVGAGPNGLAAAVELAEAGWAVRVVERRATIGGHCRTASLFPGTRSDLGAAAFPFGVATLDGDWLHAPRPVAHPLEKSTALLDALGPDQNTWNRLHGPIARHIDDHLDNILGPTLWRWPPHPLAMARFGLRAAPPATTLGAALFRTEEARALLVGNAVHSLRPPDGVLTAAFGVLFGALAMSKGWPVSAGGAQGVVEKLARRAEAAGAVIETGVEVREMPRADAVVLTMAPWDAARLGATVRPWRQGPGVFKVDWLLSGPVPWRDPRVGEAGTVHVGGTVAEIAHAERQVARGRMPNRPFVMVCQQYAADPSRGPVLWTYAHVPRGFSGDATGHIARQIERFAPGFRDTVVRPHVTGYIPDIAAGEMNLRQLVLRHPRRVGPTVWLASGANAPGAGVHGAAGVWAAREIIRSRRPGRPSRGRAGEGPGRA
- a CDS encoding MetQ/NlpA family ABC transporter substrate-binding protein is translated as MSVSRTVPRIIAAATITATAATTLVACGDDAAENDAAGNDQQTIRVASSPGPYTELFQDAIEPILAEDGYSVEYINFTDLTQANTALSEGSADLNVEQHSAWMNVFNREQNANLVSITEVPTAPAGLYTEKYTNVDEVADGHSVGVPQDGSNKSRALHMLADVGWITISEDADPTLISEADIAENPHNLDIVSMDSANLARSLPDLDWAVIPGSMSYSAQLDPQLSVFQENLRPELILVAVTTEDKQDQPWTTAVADAYRSDEFLSYMDANNPDNYWFVPDSLK
- the menE gene encoding o-succinylbenzoate--CoA ligase, translated to MAHVLEILPVDPADPLAIMPTLEEALTGQRSLLPVPTDDPTRANLLRNTQRVGEEIDPEFALVVATSGSTGAPKGAQLTTANLVSSADATHQHLGGEGQWLLSMPAAFIAGLQVLVRSMVAGVEPEFLDLSRGFNVSEFAAKSRTLAATGERCYTALTPLQLAKATATLDGIEALRRFTAVLVGGAAPNPRLLESARRLRVNVVTTYGSSETSGGCVYDGRPIAGAKVKIRNGRIHLGGPMVAHGYRNLPGHETFAEPGWFATSDAGSLVDATLSVHGRIDNVIDSGGLKLHPEVLENVLLSVEGVTAACVVGVPDERFGQRICAAYTGSASMAQVMEALDDLPRWQVPKELTPVPALPLLGPGKVDRAAVSELFL
- a CDS encoding PepSY-associated TM helix domain-containing protein, translating into MTDAAPHSSGLPALTRRIHFYAGLFIAPFIIVAALSGALYALAPTLENVVYRDILTVPAADPAQDVALSSQVSAAQATHPDMDVAQVWPSSEPTEPTRVLLIDESLAENKQLRSIFVNPHTGAVIGDEPTYSGLGELPLRRWISSLHESMHLGPVGELYSELAASWLWVVALGGVYLWWRMARTRALTGLATTTGRRRKLLNLHGVAGTWLLVGMLGLSVTGITWSTYGGGNVDRTVAALGGKADPIETSLTADSSEDAADPHAGHGSHGASGSASASGADSLTADEVADQAATVLDTARAEGLTGQLRLFVPEDTHHAWQASERWVPWRLASDAVSINGETGAVVDRLPFSELPLFSKLTSWGIYLHMGIMFGLPLQIALAALALGICAMAVMGYMMWWRRRPTKNAIAGVPGRAELTRTDWVIIAAVGIPVGAFLPLLGLSFAAMLVADRLLARRRTPVVEPAAEKELQPV
- a CDS encoding methionine ABC transporter ATP-binding protein, which translates into the protein MSDAAITFRDVTKTFGPDFRALDSVTLDVPEGSVYGVVGTSGAGKSTLIRMVNGLEKPTSGTVTVLGSEPARLSGGDLRAFRRTVSMVFQNYNLLESRTVSENVAMPLVLAGVKRSAISERVAATLEMVGLTERADHKPRQLSGGQRQRVGIARALVTEPRLLLCDEPTSALDPLTTSQILDLIARINNDLGVTVLIITHQMDVIARLADRVAVLDSGAVLENGTVADVFARPRTPLAARFVDTVIPNEVPQHVRDAATSYDQVWRLTHSHSAARAVVADLGQRFGVRADILHAVDAPLGGTVVGKLDLGVSGGSLREAQDYVNELEHVTVEVLP
- a CDS encoding 1,4-dihydroxy-2-naphthoyl-CoA synthase, whose protein sequence is MTYSTEQPFDPAQWDEVDGFDFTDITYHRHNGGGRANGIARIAFDRPEVRNAFRPHTVDELYRALDHARRDPTVGTVLLTGNGPSPKDGGWAFCSGGDQRIRGRSGYQYATDAGEVDEARATAEGGRLHILEVQRLIRTMPKVVIAVVNGWAAGGGHSLHVVCDLTIASRQEARFKQTDADVGSFDAGYGSAYLAKMVGQKFAREIFFLGRTYTAEDMQRMGAVNIVADHASLEEEAIAAAREINTKSPTAQRMLKFAFNLLDDGLMGQQVFAGEATRLAYMTDEAVEGRDSFLEKRAPRWEEFPYYY
- the istA gene encoding IS21 family transposase → MTDYRAVMDQVLKGWSVRQICSSSRCSHTTVQKARDSLVEHNITTREQLRGVADHELAGWFVDGRSHAQGDFVPIDFDAVAKARTGRNKVTLQVLWGRYTAQPGGTGQRYYSYERFRQLVAQHVDAAGLSARITHAPGHTMQVDWAGTKMRLFDPTGGQGSKVSIFVASLPYSGMVFACACANERQDAWLAAHIRAFEYFGGVAEVIVPDNASTASNAISVADRNRRVNSTYEEFLEHYNTAALPARAKRPKDKASVEAAVKIVTQNVIHALDGHQCAGIDELNAKIIVLVDGINAAEPFRGNATSRRALFDQFECDVLTALPETPWQRTEWKRAKVAPNFHIRVHNVHYSVPHQLVGRTVDVRITGDSLAVFDAGQRVATHQLARARGVYVTDTDHIPANMGETRGLWTSEYFLREAAKIGPATRQVIAELIEAKAIPAQAYQACRNVLNMGKHTNKPILEEACRRLVSTDGARRAVSYTAVKNMMSAVRKDTSTRPTGTDLSTDLPTSRPTQDVPAPTARDTRGAYLGGAAQFSLDNLTKKGSA